Proteins found in one Clostridium kluyveri DSM 555 genomic segment:
- a CDS encoding membrane protein, with amino-acid sequence MAQKKSYSRYFIILQEDEKGYSLASDKIASGYAKLETKNDKCKISYYVQNLKKEKTPYYMMLICNKKGIKNIIKIGEMNIDDYGRADTFYEYPINDVAGSGIAMDKVSGAAIVRILDNNIIPVMSGFSSTEIPNWRSFELIEDKEDKTKDYIEEDENKTNENKVVEETVEEVEEKEKSIFDKYEESIEKAKRDREKAEVEKDNEEDKQLLEKIQNEQDEEDNQKGKETVTDEKEEPVSEDMFESKIREDLQEENVTLKEEFKEEDSLYIDNFAGSHYEKSKTNDNKCEDRGMNRSYPRNSQGNFFNKLVHGFKEIKSLNKELKRCKWYKVPANSIEDMYNMDNYSRYALVYYPMIGYYPYIKKHFHYLTGYKFDKNNKVKYLIYGIPGTNSKKDQPYGGKSGFVTWIPKESKDKMGYWLMFYDFKTNTIVIPVKK; translated from the coding sequence TTGGCACAAAAAAAGAGTTATAGTAGATACTTTATAATATTACAAGAAGATGAAAAAGGGTACTCTTTAGCTTCTGACAAGATTGCTTCAGGATATGCAAAATTGGAAACAAAAAATGATAAATGTAAAATATCTTATTACGTACAAAATTTGAAAAAGGAAAAAACTCCTTATTATATGATGCTAATATGTAATAAAAAAGGTATAAAAAATATAATTAAAATTGGTGAAATGAACATAGATGATTATGGAAGAGCAGATACATTTTATGAATATCCAATAAATGATGTAGCGGGAAGTGGAATAGCCATGGATAAAGTGTCGGGAGCCGCTATAGTCAGAATATTAGATAACAATATAATACCTGTGATGAGTGGGTTCTCGAGTACTGAAATACCAAATTGGAGGTCTTTTGAATTAATAGAAGATAAAGAGGATAAAACAAAGGATTATATAGAAGAAGATGAAAATAAAACAAATGAAAATAAAGTAGTGGAAGAAACAGTAGAAGAGGTAGAAGAGAAAGAAAAAAGTATATTTGATAAATATGAAGAAAGTATAGAAAAAGCTAAAAGGGATAGAGAAAAAGCTGAAGTTGAAAAAGATAATGAAGAAGACAAGCAACTTTTAGAGAAAATTCAAAATGAACAGGATGAGGAAGATAATCAAAAAGGTAAAGAGACTGTTACAGATGAAAAAGAAGAACCAGTGTCAGAGGATATGTTTGAATCAAAAATCAGAGAAGATCTTCAGGAAGAAAACGTAACTTTAAAAGAGGAGTTCAAAGAAGAGGACTCTCTATATATAGATAATTTTGCAGGAAGTCACTATGAAAAATCAAAAACAAATGATAATAAATGTGAAGATAGAGGTATGAATAGAAGTTACCCAAGAAATTCACAAGGGAATTTTTTTAATAAACTTGTTCATGGTTTTAAAGAAATAAAGAGTTTAAACAAAGAATTAAAAAGATGTAAATGGTATAAGGTACCTGCAAATTCTATAGAAGACATGTACAATATGGATAATTATAGTAGATATGCCCTAGTTTACTATCCTATGATAGGATATTATCCTTATATAAAGAAACATTTTCATTATTTAACGGGATATAAATTTGATAAGAATAATAAAGTAAAATATTTGATATATGGTATACCAGGCACTAATAGTAAAAAGGATCAACCTTATGGAGGTAAATCAGGATTTGTTACATGGATACCTAAGGAAAGTAAAGATAAAATGGGGTACTGGTTGATGTTCTATGATTTTAAAACAAACACCATAGTTATACCAGTAAAAAAGTGA
- the rsmA gene encoding 16S rRNA (adenine(1518)-N(6)/adenine(1519)-N(6))-dimethyltransferase RsmA, with amino-acid sequence MNNLSTKEIVEKYNFRFSKNLGQNFLIDNSVLQDILEGTDINKNDFVIEIGPGVGTLTKELLKRAKKVCAIELDSDLIAILKEELKHYPNFELIHKDVLKTNFNEIIKDESSIKIVANLPYYITTPIISKILNNKYNFKTLTIMIQKEVGERMISEPNCKRYGALSLLVQYYCDVEVLRKVSPYAFIPSPKVESIVIKLTKLNNPRVKIKSEDLFFRIIRCSFNMRRKTLWNALKALKLSREYIEKAFDKSRIDPKRRGETLSIEEFGLLSDCIYELIHGL; translated from the coding sequence ATGAATAATTTATCTACTAAAGAAATAGTGGAAAAATATAATTTTAGATTTTCAAAAAACTTAGGACAAAATTTTTTGATAGATAATTCAGTATTGCAGGATATATTAGAAGGCACAGATATAAATAAAAATGATTTTGTTATAGAAATAGGACCAGGAGTGGGAACACTAACAAAGGAACTTTTAAAAAGGGCTAAGAAAGTTTGTGCCATAGAACTGGATTCAGATTTAATTGCAATACTAAAGGAAGAGTTAAAGCATTATCCCAATTTTGAATTAATACATAAAGATGTACTAAAGACAAATTTTAATGAGATAATAAAAGATGAGTCAAGTATAAAAATTGTAGCTAATCTTCCATATTACATTACTACTCCTATTATTTCGAAAATTCTAAATAATAAATATAATTTTAAAACTTTAACTATAATGATTCAAAAAGAAGTAGGTGAAAGAATGATATCGGAACCTAATTGTAAGCGATATGGGGCACTTTCTTTATTGGTTCAATATTATTGCGATGTAGAAGTACTTAGAAAAGTTAGTCCCTATGCTTTCATTCCATCGCCTAAAGTTGAGTCTATAGTTATAAAGTTAACTAAGTTAAATAATCCCAGAGTTAAGATTAAAAGTGAAGATTTATTTTTTAGGATAATAAGATGTTCTTTTAATATGAGAAGAAAAACTTTATGGAATGCTTTAAAAGCACTAAAGTTATCTAGAGAATACATAGAAAAAGCATTTGATAAATCGAGAATAGATCCCAAGAGGAGAGGAGAAACTCTTTCTATAGAGGAATTTGGCTTATTATCAGATTGTATATATGAATTAATACATGGGTTATAA
- the rnmV gene encoding ribonuclease M5, whose protein sequence is MIKEVIIVEGKDDISAVKRAVDAELIAVGGFGINKKVIDKIKEAQNRQGVIVMTDPDFAGEKIRKIISKRVKGIKHAYISQEDGIKNGNIGVENALPETIINALKSAKCELKEERKEFKVEDMVFFELTGCVKSKIKRDMLGRELGIGYCNASQFLKRLNNYGISREEFHRAIDKISNLMKEKKDE, encoded by the coding sequence ATGATTAAGGAAGTAATAATTGTTGAAGGAAAGGACGATATATCCGCAGTTAAAAGAGCCGTAGATGCAGAATTAATAGCTGTAGGTGGCTTTGGAATAAATAAAAAAGTTATTGATAAGATAAAAGAGGCTCAAAATAGACAAGGTGTAATAGTTATGACAGATCCTGACTTTGCAGGAGAAAAAATAAGGAAAATTATATCTAAAAGAGTTAAAGGGATAAAACATGCCTATATATCTCAAGAAGATGGGATAAAAAATGGAAATATTGGTGTTGAAAATGCATTACCTGAAACTATAATAAATGCTTTGAAAAGTGCTAAATGTGAATTAAAAGAAGAAAGAAAAGAATTTAAAGTAGAAGATATGGTATTTTTTGAACTTACAGGGTGTGTAAAATCTAAGATAAAAAGAGATATGCTTGGCAGAGAATTAGGTATAGGATATTGTAATGCATCTCAATTTCTAAAGAGACTAAATAATTATGGTATATCCAGGGAAGAGTTTCACAGAGCAATAGATAAAATAAGTAATCTAATGAAGGAGAAGAAAGATGAATAA
- a CDS encoding 3D domain-containing protein has translation MVERFKTYLNKYFSDGPKIESIIVIGLTISLVVISLTIFNMIKTITISIDGSDKKVTTFGGTYKDVLDNNGIKLGSKDKVKPSLDSRVKDKGKLLITRAVLIEVKVDGKKLDIKSAEHNVENMLQAEKIQLSNLDKVYPSRNYAIKKGLKVVVTRVKTKDIKEITNINYDIVIKNDGEVESGAKKVLQEGQNGEKQTITRIVYEDGKEVSRKVISEIVKKEPVQKIIAVGTLNSDYTFSRGGNLSYAKFLQMKATAYTADYESTGKGPGHPDFGITASGTVARRNSGSYSSVAVDPRVIPLGTKLYIEGYGYAIAEDTGGAIKGNRVDLFFNSASEANNWGVRWINVYVMD, from the coding sequence ATGGTGGAAAGGTTTAAAACTTACTTAAATAAATATTTTTCCGATGGTCCTAAGATAGAATCTATTATAGTTATAGGTTTAACAATAAGTTTAGTAGTTATAAGTTTAACAATATTTAATATGATAAAAACTATAACTATCTCAATAGATGGCAGTGACAAGAAAGTTACTACCTTTGGTGGTACTTACAAAGATGTTTTGGATAATAATGGAATTAAATTGGGATCAAAGGATAAAGTAAAACCTAGTCTAGATAGTAGAGTTAAAGATAAAGGTAAATTATTAATTACAAGGGCAGTATTAATTGAAGTAAAAGTGGATGGTAAAAAATTAGATATAAAGTCTGCTGAACATAATGTGGAAAATATGTTGCAAGCAGAAAAAATTCAACTTTCAAATCTTGATAAAGTATATCCATCTAGAAATTATGCAATTAAAAAAGGATTAAAAGTAGTAGTGACTAGGGTAAAAACTAAAGACATAAAAGAGATTACAAATATAAACTATGATATAGTTATAAAAAATGATGGTGAAGTTGAAAGCGGAGCTAAAAAAGTTTTACAAGAGGGGCAAAATGGAGAGAAACAAACTATTACCAGAATAGTATATGAGGATGGTAAAGAAGTCTCTAGAAAAGTTATAAGTGAAATCGTAAAGAAAGAACCAGTACAGAAAATAATAGCAGTAGGAACATTAAATAGTGATTATACCTTTTCTAGAGGAGGAAACCTTAGTTATGCCAAATTCTTGCAGATGAAAGCAACTGCATATACTGCAGATTATGAAAGTACAGGCAAGGGGCCTGGGCATCCAGACTTTGGTATAACAGCTTCAGGAACTGTGGCTAGGAGAAATAGTGGAAGCTACAGCTCTGTAGCAGTTGATCCTAGAGTTATACCACTTGGTACCAAACTTTATATAGAAGGATATGGATATGCCATAGCTGAAGATACAGGAGGTGCCATTAAAGGTAATAGGGTAGATTTGTTTTTTAATTCTGCTTCTGAAGCAAATAACTGGGGTGTGCGATGGATTAATGTTTATGTTATGGATTAG
- a CDS encoding TatD family hydrolase — protein MNIFDAHAHYDDEQFDNDRNILINELKKNNIIGVLNCGSSIEGARTSVKLANKHDIFYAAVGIHPEYADKFDSSTEDELKIMSQNEKVKAIGEIGLDYYYKENPPKEVQKSVFIRQMELARELNLPVIIHDREAHKDILDIIKQFKGVIGEIHCFSGSVEYAKECIKLGYYIGFTGVITFKNAKKSLDVAREIPMDRILVETDCPYMAPVPFRGKRNRSEYIEFIISKIAEIKGITKEEVSKITIANIKHLLNLT, from the coding sequence TTGAATATATTCGATGCTCATGCACATTATGATGATGAACAATTTGACAATGATAGGAATATATTGATAAATGAATTGAAAAAAAATAATATAATAGGGGTATTAAATTGCGGTTCTTCCATAGAAGGTGCTAGAACTTCTGTTAAATTGGCAAATAAACATGATATATTTTATGCAGCGGTAGGCATACACCCGGAATATGCAGATAAATTTGACAGCAGCACGGAAGATGAGTTAAAAATTATGTCTCAAAACGAAAAAGTAAAGGCTATTGGAGAAATAGGACTTGATTATTATTATAAAGAAAATCCACCTAAAGAAGTACAAAAATCTGTATTTATAAGACAAATGGAATTAGCGAGGGAACTAAACCTTCCTGTAATTATACACGATAGAGAAGCACATAAAGATATTTTAGATATAATAAAACAATTTAAGGGCGTTATTGGAGAAATACACTGTTTTTCAGGAAGTGTAGAGTATGCAAAAGAATGTATAAAGCTTGGTTATTATATAGGATTTACAGGAGTAATAACTTTTAAAAACGCAAAAAAATCACTAGATGTAGCAAGAGAAATACCTATGGATAGAATCTTGGTAGAAACTGATTGTCCTTATATGGCTCCGGTACCTTTCAGGGGAAAGAGAAATAGATCAGAATATATAGAGTTTATCATATCAAAAATAGCTGAGATAAAAGGGATTACAAAAGAGGAAGTAAGTAAAATAACAATTGCCAATATTAAACATCTTCTTAATCTAACATAA
- the metG gene encoding methionine--tRNA ligase encodes MNYKRRRDINMTKGTYYITTPIYYPSANLHIGNTYTTVAADALARFKRITGYDVMLLTGTDEHGQKIQRLAEAKGVPPKEYVDEIVAGIKDLWKIMNINYDKFIRTTEKYHIAAVQKIFKKLYDQGDIYKGNYEGWYCTPCESFWTETQLIDGKCPDCGRTVEKAKEEAYFFKMSKYAPALIKHIETHPDFIQPESRKNEMLNNFLKPGLQDLCVSRTSFDWGIPVTFDNKHVIYVWIDALANYITALGYGSEDDKLYKKYWPANVHLVGKDILRFHTIYWPIMLMALGEEIPEKVFGHGWLLVDGGKMSKSKGNVVDPVVLVNHFGTDAVRYYLLREIPFGADGLFNNEIFIKKINSDLANDLGNLLSRTCTMIEKYFDGIMPAPKEKEDIDDELIGLALDIPIKIEKHMNHLRIPEALDSIWELVSRTNKYIDETTPWILAKDESKKDRLGTVLYNLSESLRIISVCLSAFLPETSEKIYKQLNVEVTSWDSIASFDGTRSGTKVNKGDILFPRIDVDKKIEELNSLKEEKSALKNFKVEPIKEEISIDDFEKVDLRVARVLECEAIKGSKKLLKLQLELGQEKRQVVSGISKYYKPEELLGKYVVVVANLKPVRLKGELSEGMILCAASNDDSKLFTVSIQEGLPTGSIVK; translated from the coding sequence GACAAAAGATTCAAAGATTGGCAGAGGCTAAAGGAGTTCCTCCTAAAGAGTATGTAGATGAAATAGTAGCAGGGATTAAAGATTTATGGAAAATAATGAATATAAATTATGATAAATTTATAAGAACTACAGAAAAATATCATATAGCAGCAGTTCAGAAAATATTTAAAAAATTATATGATCAAGGAGATATATACAAGGGAAATTACGAAGGGTGGTATTGCACACCCTGTGAGTCATTTTGGACTGAAACTCAATTGATAGATGGAAAATGTCCTGATTGTGGTAGAACGGTTGAAAAAGCTAAAGAGGAAGCTTATTTCTTTAAAATGTCAAAATATGCACCTGCTCTTATAAAACATATTGAAACTCATCCTGATTTTATACAACCTGAGTCTCGAAAAAATGAAATGTTAAATAATTTTTTGAAACCAGGGCTTCAGGATCTTTGTGTTTCAAGAACTTCTTTTGACTGGGGAATACCTGTGACTTTTGATAACAAGCATGTAATATACGTATGGATAGATGCACTTGCAAATTATATAACAGCACTAGGTTATGGCAGTGAAGATGACAAGTTATATAAAAAATACTGGCCGGCAAATGTACATTTAGTAGGTAAAGATATATTGAGGTTTCATACGATTTACTGGCCTATAATGCTTATGGCTTTAGGGGAAGAAATCCCCGAAAAAGTATTTGGACACGGTTGGCTTCTAGTAGATGGAGGAAAAATGTCAAAATCTAAAGGAAATGTAGTAGATCCTGTAGTTTTAGTAAATCATTTTGGAACAGATGCAGTTAGATATTATCTACTTAGGGAAATTCCTTTTGGTGCTGATGGGTTATTTAATAATGAGATATTTATAAAGAAAATTAATTCGGATTTAGCTAATGATTTAGGAAATTTATTATCAAGAACTTGTACTATGATAGAAAAATATTTTGATGGCATTATGCCAGCGCCAAAAGAAAAAGAAGATATAGATGATGAACTTATAGGTTTAGCTTTAGATATACCTATAAAAATAGAAAAACATATGAACCATTTAAGAATACCAGAGGCCTTAGATAGCATATGGGAACTTGTATCAAGAACCAATAAGTATATAGATGAGACTACTCCATGGATATTAGCCAAAGATGAAAGTAAAAAGGATAGATTGGGAACGGTACTTTATAATCTATCAGAATCATTAAGAATAATATCTGTATGTCTTTCGGCATTTCTTCCTGAAACCAGTGAAAAAATCTATAAACAGCTTAATGTAGAGGTTACATCATGGGACAGCATAGCTTCTTTTGATGGAACTAGGTCAGGAACTAAAGTAAATAAAGGAGATATATTATTCCCTAGAATAGATGTGGATAAGAAGATAGAAGAGTTAAATAGTCTAAAAGAAGAAAAAAGTGCCCTGAAGAACTTTAAAGTAGAACCTATAAAAGAAGAGATATCTATAGATGACTTTGAAAAAGTAGATCTTAGAGTTGCAAGAGTATTGGAATGTGAGGCCATAAAAGGCTCTAAAAAGTTACTTAAACTGCAGCTTGAATTAGGTCAGGAAAAAAGGCAGGTAGTATCAGGTATATCTAAATATTACAAGCCAGAAGAACTTTTAGGAAAGTATGTAGTGGTTGTAGCAAATTTAAAGCCAGTAAGATTAAAAGGAGAGCTCTCAGAAGGAATGATATTATGTGCAGCTTCAAATGATGACAGTAAATTATTTACGGTATCTATTCAAGAAGGGCTTCCTACTGGGAGTATAGTAAAATAA